From the genome of Papaver somniferum cultivar HN1 chromosome 2, ASM357369v1, whole genome shotgun sequence, one region includes:
- the LOC113353512 gene encoding probable pectinesterase 29: MRIQRKLLPTSILCISVLIVIYGLVAVAPEPEPEPPSNGGKVSKTITVGKSGHVDFSSIQSAINSIPVNNRAWVRVQIENGVYGEKVQIPIEKPFIVLEGESMKDTIIAYGDYGLHKNATFSVFADNVVARRISFYNTYNHPLNNGVNKNTIHEAAAAMVMGNRISFYECGFYGLQDTLWDVQGLHYYKSCFIEGSADFIFGLARSIFEKCVISVIDDGYITAQGRDSFEDRSAFVFKECSVIGTGKTYLGRPWRCHSTVLFYNSSFSNAVVPQGWDIWNCHGHESDITYVEHGCHGPGANTSKRVNWVKKLNNRMVSRMSSLSFVNKRGWIEKQP; this comes from the exons ATGAGGATTCAGAGAAAATTATTGCCAACTAGTATTTTATGCATTTCTGTTCTTATCGTGATTTATGGATTGGTGGCTGTtgcacctgaacctgaaccgGAACCGCCTTCTAATGGAGGAAAGGTATCTAAAACTATCACTGTTGGTAAATCAGGGCATGTTGATTTCTCAAGTATTCAATCTGCCATAAATTCCATACCAGTTAACAATAGAGCATGGGTACGTGTTCAAATCGAGAATGGCGTTTACGG AGAGAAAGTGCAAATTCCTATAGAGAAACCCTTTATTGTGTTGGAAGGTGAAAGCATGAAAGACACAATTATCGCATATGGAGACTACGGTTTGCACAAGAACGCGACGTTTAGTGTTTTCGCTGATAATGTTGTTGCTCGACGTATAAGCTTCTAT AATACATATAATCATCCATTAAACAATGGTGTAAATAAGAATACAATACATGAGGCAGCTGCGGCCATGGTAATGGGAAATCGGATTTCCTTCTATGAATGTGGTTTCTATGGATTACAAGATACACTATGGGATGTACAAGGACTTCATTACTATAAATCTTGCTTCATTGAAGGATCTGCTGACTTCATATTCGGGTTGGCTCGGTCAATATTTGAG AAATGTGTAATATCAGTGATCGATGACGGGTACATAACAGCACAAGGAAGAGACAGCTTCGAAGATAGAAGTGCATTTGTGTTTAAAGAATGCAGCGTGATCGGTACCGGTAAAACTTACCTTGGAAGACCATGGAGATGTCATTCAACTGTTCTCTTCTACAACTCTAGTTTTTCTAACGCTGTTGTTCCTCAAGGATGGGATATTTGGAATTGCCACGGTCACGA GAGCGACATAACGTATGTCGAGCATGGATGTCATGGACCAGGAGCAAACACGTCGAAACGTGTTAATTGGGTGAAAAAACTAAACAACAGGATGGTGTCCAGAATGTCGAGTTTGAGTTTCGTTAATAAAAGAGGTTGGATTGAAAAGCAACCTTAA